The Gordonibacter urolithinfaciens genome contains a region encoding:
- a CDS encoding DUF2130 domain-containing protein translates to MNEIKCPHCGGMFTIDEAGFAAILKQVRDAEFDKEVRRHADLLETEKRQAVELAVAQALGDAQGAAAQKEARIAELEARLEAAARERESESRLAQAERERALADAAAAKDARIAELEQRLSAQQRANEAEKQLAVQQARSALERERDELAAQVKLKDAEKCQVASALKEQLAIELKAKDDIIAYKEGEIERYKDMKARLSTKLVGESLEQHCEVEFNKIRATAFPRAYFEKDNDQSGGSKGDFIFRECDEEGNEIVSIMFEMKNESDESAYRHKNEDFFKKLDADRTKKGCEYAVLVTLLEPESELYNQGIVDVSYRFEKMYVIRPQFFIPMISILRNAALNSMAYKAELAVVRNQNIDITNFEESMEAFKTGFARNYDLASRKFQTAIDEIDKTILHLQKTKDALVSSENNLRLANNKAQDLTIKRLTRKNPTMKAAFEALKADQDGDES, encoded by the coding sequence ATGAACGAGATCAAGTGCCCCCATTGCGGCGGGATGTTCACCATCGACGAGGCCGGCTTCGCGGCCATCCTCAAGCAGGTGCGCGACGCCGAGTTCGACAAGGAGGTGCGCCGCCACGCCGACTTGCTGGAAACCGAGAAGCGCCAGGCGGTGGAGCTCGCCGTGGCCCAAGCGCTCGGCGATGCGCAGGGAGCGGCGGCGCAGAAGGAGGCGCGCATCGCCGAGCTGGAGGCCCGCCTTGAGGCGGCGGCGCGCGAGCGCGAGAGCGAGTCGCGCCTGGCCCAGGCCGAGCGCGAGCGGGCGCTGGCCGACGCGGCGGCGGCGAAGGATGCCCGCATCGCCGAGCTCGAGCAGCGCCTGTCCGCGCAGCAGCGCGCCAACGAGGCCGAGAAGCAGCTGGCGGTCCAGCAGGCGCGCTCGGCCCTCGAGCGCGAGCGCGACGAGCTTGCGGCGCAGGTCAAGCTCAAGGATGCCGAGAAGTGCCAGGTTGCCAGCGCCCTCAAGGAGCAGCTGGCCATCGAGCTCAAGGCGAAGGACGACATCATCGCCTACAAGGAGGGCGAGATCGAGCGCTACAAGGACATGAAGGCGCGCCTGTCGACCAAGCTTGTGGGCGAGTCGCTCGAGCAGCACTGCGAGGTTGAGTTCAACAAGATCCGCGCCACGGCGTTCCCGCGCGCGTACTTCGAGAAGGACAACGATCAGTCCGGCGGCAGCAAGGGCGACTTCATCTTCCGCGAGTGCGACGAGGAGGGAAACGAGATCGTCTCCATCATGTTCGAGATGAAGAACGAGTCCGACGAGTCGGCCTACCGCCACAAGAACGAGGACTTCTTCAAGAAGCTCGACGCCGACCGCACGAAGAAGGGGTGCGAGTACGCGGTGCTGGTCACCTTGCTCGAACCGGAGAGCGAGCTGTACAACCAGGGCATCGTGGACGTGTCGTACCGGTTCGAGAAGATGTACGTCATCCGGCCGCAGTTCTTCATCCCGATGATCTCCATCCTGCGCAATGCGGCGCTGAACTCGATGGCGTACAAGGCGGAGCTGGCCGTCGTGCGCAACCAGAACATCGACATCACGAACTTCGAGGAGTCGATGGAGGCGTTCAAGACGGGCTTCGCGCGCAACTACGACCTGGCCAGCCGCAAGTTCCAGACGGCCATCGACGAGATCGACAAGACCATCCTGCACCTGCAGAAGACCAAGGACGCACTCGTGTCGTCCGAGAACAACCTGCGCCTGGCGAACAACAAGGCCCAGGACCTCACCATCAAGCGCCTGACCAGGAAGAACCCCACCATGAAGGCCGCCTTCGAAGCATTGAAGGCCGATCAAGACGGCGACGAGTCGTAA
- a CDS encoding DUF188 domain-containing protein, translating to MKPTIYLDADACPVTAEALAVARACQVPAVIAGNSTQNLARHLRRGDPRTPTGGFWVDTLPVGVGADAADFAIVQELQPGDIVVTQDIGLAAMALGRRARAIGVRGRVFTLATIDLDLHIRHEEKKVRRQGGRTRGPAPFEDDDRERFAANLRRLVEESLRDGEREH from the coding sequence ATGAAACCCACCATCTACCTGGATGCGGATGCGTGCCCGGTCACGGCCGAGGCGCTCGCGGTCGCGCGCGCGTGCCAGGTGCCCGCCGTCATCGCGGGCAACTCGACGCAGAACCTGGCGCGCCATCTGCGGCGGGGCGACCCGCGCACGCCCACCGGCGGGTTCTGGGTCGACACGCTGCCCGTAGGCGTGGGCGCGGACGCGGCCGACTTCGCCATCGTGCAGGAACTCCAGCCCGGCGACATCGTGGTGACGCAGGACATCGGCCTGGCCGCCATGGCGCTCGGGCGTCGCGCGCGAGCCATCGGCGTGCGCGGGCGCGTGTTCACGCTGGCCACCATCGACCTCGACCTGCACATCCGCCACGAGGAGAAGAAGGTGCGCCGGCAGGGCGGGCGCACGCGCGGCCCCGCCCCCTTCGAGGACGACGACCGCGAGCGCTTCGCGGCGAACCTGCGCCGCCTCGTGGAGGAGTCGCTGCGCGACGGAGAACGAGAGCACTAG
- the dltA gene encoding D-alanine--poly(phosphoribitol) ligase subunit DltA, whose translation MAEENGFLLSVEKAVRLRPQAPAYRAADGTTMTYGELWKLSDAIAATLAARTDDRAPVVVLGHKAPLMVAGFLGCLKSGHAFVPVDTEMPAARLMDIVSQLGAPLLAATVPVPEALRGCVPVGRIVDVRAIASAPCPVRAPDRGRWVTGEQTQYLIFTSGSTGRPKGIEVSARNVARFMDWVRTFPVIGEGGRVFLDQPPYSFDLSEYEVVGALSTGGCLHAVAREETEDLRALFTDLRASGVEVWTSTPSFADLCLVDRSFDERLLPDVRLFLFCGEALRRSTAAALRERFPRARIANTYGPTESTVAVTYVEIGDAELAGERPLPVGAARPGTELRIVDPETGAPCEAGRTGEIVIVGDTVAKGYFRNPEKTAAAFFDATLADGSPARAYRTGDAGHLDESGMLYCDGRFDSLVKVNGFRIELEDVEENLGALPLVKQAAVVPVRRRERVAYLKACVVLRERPAGTDFEIARLIKARLAERVPGYMVPRAVTLVGELPLTCNGKVDRKALAEA comes from the coding sequence ATGGCAGAGGAGAACGGATTCTTGCTTTCGGTTGAGAAAGCGGTGCGGTTGCGTCCGCAGGCGCCCGCCTACCGCGCGGCCGACGGGACGACGATGACGTACGGGGAGCTGTGGAAGCTGTCGGACGCCATCGCCGCGACGCTGGCGGCGCGCACGGACGACCGCGCGCCGGTCGTGGTGCTGGGGCACAAGGCGCCGCTCATGGTGGCCGGCTTCCTGGGCTGCCTGAAGAGCGGGCACGCGTTCGTGCCGGTGGACACGGAGATGCCCGCCGCGCGCCTCATGGACATCGTGTCCCAGCTGGGCGCGCCGCTGCTGGCAGCGACGGTGCCGGTGCCGGAGGCGCTGCGCGGCTGCGTGCCTGTCGGCCGCATCGTGGACGTGCGCGCGATCGCGTCGGCCCCCTGCCCGGTGCGCGCGCCCGACCGCGGGCGCTGGGTGACGGGCGAGCAGACGCAGTACCTCATCTTCACGTCCGGATCCACGGGCCGCCCGAAGGGCATCGAGGTGAGCGCGCGCAACGTCGCGCGCTTCATGGACTGGGTGCGCACCTTCCCGGTGATCGGCGAGGGCGGGCGCGTGTTCCTCGACCAACCGCCGTACTCGTTCGACCTGTCCGAGTACGAGGTGGTGGGCGCGCTGTCCACGGGCGGCTGCCTGCACGCCGTCGCGCGCGAGGAGACGGAGGACCTGCGGGCGCTGTTCACCGACCTGCGCGCTTCGGGCGTGGAGGTGTGGACGTCCACGCCGTCGTTCGCTGACCTGTGCCTGGTCGACCGCAGCTTCGACGAGCGGCTGCTGCCCGACGTGCGCCTGTTCCTGTTCTGCGGCGAGGCCCTGCGCCGCTCCACGGCCGCCGCCCTGCGCGAGCGCTTCCCCCGCGCCCGCATCGCGAACACGTACGGCCCCACCGAGTCCACGGTGGCGGTCACCTACGTCGAGATCGGGGACGCCGAGCTCGCCGGCGAGCGCCCGCTGCCGGTGGGCGCGGCGCGCCCCGGCACCGAGCTGCGCATCGTCGACCCCGAGACGGGCGCCCCGTGCGAGGCCGGGCGGACCGGCGAGATCGTCATCGTAGGCGACACGGTGGCCAAGGGCTACTTCCGCAACCCCGAGAAGACGGCCGCAGCCTTCTTCGACGCGACGCTCGCCGACGGCTCGCCCGCGCGCGCCTACCGCACGGGCGACGCGGGGCACCTCGACGAGAGCGGCATGCTGTACTGCGACGGCCGCTTCGACTCGCTCGTGAAGGTGAACGGGTTCCGCATCGAGCTGGAGGACGTCGAGGAGAACCTCGGCGCGCTGCCGCTCGTGAAGCAGGCGGCCGTGGTGCCCGTGCGCCGCCGCGAGCGGGTGGCGTACCTGAAGGCGTGCGTCGTGCTGCGCGAGCGTCCGGCCGGCACCGACTTCGAGATCGCGCGGCTCATCAAGGCGCGGCTCGCCGAGCGCGTGCCCGGCTACATGGTGCCGCGCGCGGTGACGCTCGTGGGCGAGCTGCCGCTCACCTGCAACGGCAAGGTGGACCGCAAGGCGCTGGCCGAGGCATGA
- the dltB gene encoding D-alanyl-lipoteichoic acid biosynthesis protein DltB — translation MTFYADPSFFALLALTVAGAAFLGLREKPLARYGMAASAAFLACLFCKDLPGLAVALCFVAVAVLSTRWVLAKPRSNKRFAVAFALILAPLLSAKVGAVFDQNLLGFMGVSYITFKALQVLFEVRDGIIEELGLFDYLYFLLFFPVFTSGPIDRSRRFAEDAHAVRSRDEYAGLLARGILLLLAGLVYTFVVAAWLHRFYAPAAWGSGPFLAELGAQVQTAYAYGLYLFFDFAGYSLMAMGASYCFGIRTPRNFRAPFASIDIKDFWNRWNITLSFWLRDFVFMRFSRLALKRRWFDSRLAVACWGFVFDMALMGAWHGLTADYLLYGLFHGLLLAGTEAFQKKSKFYKAHRKDPAFKALSWFVTLQLVMFGFALFSGQITMLVKGAFHG, via the coding sequence ATGACGTTCTACGCCGATCCGAGCTTCTTCGCGCTGCTGGCGCTGACCGTGGCGGGCGCCGCCTTCCTCGGCCTGCGCGAGAAGCCGCTCGCGCGCTACGGCATGGCCGCCTCGGCAGCGTTCCTGGCGTGCCTGTTCTGCAAGGACCTGCCCGGGCTGGCCGTGGCGTTGTGCTTCGTGGCGGTGGCCGTGCTCTCGACGCGCTGGGTGCTGGCGAAGCCCCGCTCGAACAAGCGCTTCGCCGTCGCGTTCGCGCTCATCCTCGCGCCGCTTCTCTCGGCGAAGGTCGGCGCGGTGTTCGACCAGAACCTGCTGGGCTTCATGGGCGTGTCCTACATCACGTTCAAGGCGCTGCAGGTGCTGTTCGAGGTGCGCGACGGCATCATCGAGGAGCTCGGCCTGTTCGACTACCTGTACTTCCTCCTGTTCTTCCCGGTGTTCACCTCGGGCCCCATCGACCGGTCGCGCCGGTTCGCCGAGGATGCGCACGCGGTGCGCTCGCGCGACGAGTACGCGGGCCTCTTGGCGCGCGGCATCCTGCTTTTGCTGGCCGGGCTCGTCTACACCTTCGTCGTGGCCGCGTGGCTGCATCGGTTCTACGCGCCGGCGGCCTGGGGCTCGGGCCCGTTTCTGGCCGAGCTGGGCGCGCAGGTGCAGACGGCGTACGCGTACGGGCTGTACCTGTTCTTCGACTTCGCAGGCTACAGCCTCATGGCCATGGGAGCCAGCTACTGCTTCGGCATCCGGACGCCGCGCAACTTCCGCGCCCCGTTCGCCTCCATCGACATCAAGGACTTCTGGAACCGGTGGAACATCACCCTGTCGTTCTGGCTGCGCGACTTCGTGTTCATGCGCTTCTCGCGCCTGGCGCTGAAGCGCCGCTGGTTCGACAGCCGGCTGGCTGTCGCGTGCTGGGGCTTCGTGTTCGACATGGCCCTCATGGGCGCCTGGCACGGCCTCACGGCGGACTACCTGCTGTACGGCCTGTTCCACGGCCTGCTGCTGGCCGGCACCGAAGCGTTCCAGAAGAAATCGAAGTTCTACAAGGCGCATAGGAAAGACCCCGCGTTCAAGGCGCTGTCCTGGTTCGTCACGCTGCAGCTGGTGATGTTCGGGTTCGCGCTGTTCTCGGGGCAGATCACGATGCTCGTGAAAGGAGCGTTCCATGGCTGA
- the dltC gene encoding D-alanine--poly(phosphoribitol) ligase subunit DltC, producing MADKTHEELEEKMLDILEEVCGDDEVRVRRDEDLFALGLLDSMGAIELLVDIEDEFGVFIAPTEVERAEMNTVNLIIHQVEIRL from the coding sequence ATGGCTGATAAGACGCACGAGGAGCTCGAAGAGAAGATGCTCGACATCCTCGAGGAGGTGTGCGGCGACGACGAGGTGCGCGTGCGCCGCGACGAGGACCTGTTCGCGCTCGGGCTGCTCGACTCGATGGGCGCCATCGAGCTGCTCGTGGACATCGAGGACGAGTTCGGCGTGTTCATCGCCCCCACCGAGGTGGAGCGCGCCGAGATGAACACGGTGAACCTCATCATCCACCAGGTGGAGATCAGGCTGTAG
- the dltD gene encoding D-alanyl-lipoteichoic acid biosynthesis protein DltD, whose product MANRSDTPGAAPSGMRLLRAVLAGLLAAALVLAGANALLPAQTAHDPARLYDYVYSGTKSESTAFTLATMSDDGYLAFGSSEFYISKDKVAQCPQQVLGENVTGVDLTYVGEAYDQSLWQAIAAGAYGSQVKNRKAMIVVSPQWFFKGNGDQGKFASKFSYALYRQFADNPSISDETKAYVRSRVEQLGVDAKTTASAHRDTPLDAVNDAVRTAADDLRLRSELPSVVGQAPLKSAVRAAGEPTGEPDWDALLEEADASGDAACTTNDYGVYDAYWQKNSGYDAERGQTFSQADEEYADLACFLQVCRETGIEPLVVILPVHGAWYDREDVSADERQAYYERVRGIADAAGAAYADFSTCEYEKYFLCDTVHPGWRGWVRIEQAFYDFVHDRDDAFLGGGSFGAAEGLDAAGNAGASLAGAGEAAS is encoded by the coding sequence ATGGCGAACCGGTCGGACACCCCGGGCGCGGCTCCGTCGGGCATGCGCCTTCTGCGCGCGGTGCTGGCGGGGCTGCTGGCGGCGGCGCTCGTGCTGGCGGGCGCGAACGCCCTGCTGCCCGCGCAGACCGCGCACGACCCCGCGCGCCTGTACGACTACGTGTACTCGGGCACGAAGTCCGAGAGCACGGCGTTCACGCTGGCCACCATGAGCGACGACGGCTACCTGGCGTTCGGGTCGTCGGAATTCTACATCTCGAAGGACAAGGTGGCGCAATGCCCGCAGCAGGTGCTCGGCGAGAACGTGACGGGCGTCGACCTCACCTACGTCGGTGAGGCGTACGACCAGAGCCTGTGGCAGGCCATCGCCGCGGGTGCGTACGGCAGCCAGGTGAAGAACAGAAAGGCGATGATCGTCGTATCGCCCCAGTGGTTCTTCAAGGGCAACGGCGACCAGGGCAAGTTCGCCTCGAAGTTCTCCTACGCGCTGTACCGCCAGTTCGCGGACAACCCGAGCATCTCGGATGAGACGAAGGCCTACGTGCGCTCGCGCGTGGAGCAACTGGGCGTGGACGCGAAGACCACGGCGTCGGCGCATCGCGACACGCCGCTCGACGCGGTGAACGACGCGGTGCGCACGGCGGCCGACGACCTGCGATTGCGCTCCGAGCTGCCGAGCGTGGTGGGCCAGGCGCCGCTCAAGAGCGCCGTGCGCGCCGCGGGCGAGCCCACCGGCGAGCCCGACTGGGACGCGCTGCTCGAGGAGGCCGACGCGTCGGGCGACGCCGCCTGCACCACGAACGATTACGGCGTCTACGACGCGTACTGGCAGAAGAACTCCGGCTACGACGCCGAGCGCGGCCAGACCTTCTCGCAGGCCGACGAGGAGTACGCCGACCTCGCGTGCTTCCTCCAGGTATGCCGCGAGACGGGGATCGAGCCGCTCGTGGTCATCCTGCCGGTGCACGGGGCCTGGTACGATCGCGAGGACGTCTCCGCCGACGAGCGGCAGGCGTACTACGAGCGCGTGCGCGGCATCGCCGACGCGGCGGGCGCGGCCTACGCCGACTTCTCCACCTGCGAGTACGAGAAGTACTTCCTCTGCGACACCGTGCATCCCGGGTGGCGCGGCTGGGTGCGCATCGAGCAGGCGTTCTACGACTTCGTGCACGATCGCGACGACGCCTTCCTCGGCGGCGGCTCGTTCGGCGCGGCCGAGGGCCTCGACGCGGCGGGCAACGCGGGCGCGTCGCTGGCGGGCGCGGGGGAGGCGGCCTCGTGA
- a CDS encoding serine hydrolase domain-containing protein, whose product MARDDDRRARASRAGRVARALAAAALALACALPLASCGAEADTADDEGFAAETAATADEGPADDEEGPEDADGAAPAGLEPTGEDLAARLDAYLSANFPQVGMPGAAVAVVDADGVRYLATLGDCPGADAPFVVGSLSKSFTAVAVMQLVEQGTVDLDAPAARYAQGYDVPDEVTVRSLLNQTSGFGSRDSLSEAADGRLGDTFGSFSYANANYDLLGRVVEGASGEPYARYLDEHVLGPLGMTASTADPVRAETLGMAPGHRDWFGLHLADGFRHAQGDDAWGGPASGYVASSVQDMAGYLRMYLNGGAADGGGRVLSADSVRRMFLDRVPDPEGDTYYGMGWTSFNWDDGELVLSHDGQVENYVASMCLLPERGIGVVVLADANDNAGGNSRFFDLVSGVVTAAVGGVPAPVDAQWTALWRQRTDVLYACAVLVCAAPLLLVRRWPRRLASAPPRRLLAQGLALHAALPAVLLALPLARGVPWRDLLAFAPDAALVLVLSAALLVAAGAAKLAWVALARNAAPPANLR is encoded by the coding sequence ATGGCGCGCGACGACGACAGGCGGGCGCGCGCGTCGCGCGCGGGACGGGTTGCGCGGGCGCTCGCCGCAGCGGCGCTCGCGCTGGCGTGCGCGCTGCCGCTGGCATCGTGCGGGGCCGAGGCGGATACGGCGGATGACGAGGGCTTCGCCGCCGAAACGGCGGCGACGGCGGACGAGGGCCCCGCCGACGACGAGGAGGGGCCCGAGGACGCGGACGGCGCCGCGCCCGCAGGGCTCGAGCCGACGGGGGAGGACCTCGCCGCGCGCCTGGACGCCTACCTGTCCGCGAACTTCCCGCAGGTGGGCATGCCCGGGGCGGCGGTCGCCGTGGTCGACGCCGACGGCGTGCGCTACCTCGCCACGCTCGGCGACTGCCCCGGCGCCGACGCGCCGTTCGTCGTGGGCTCGCTTAGCAAGTCGTTCACGGCCGTGGCCGTCATGCAGCTGGTCGAGCAGGGGACGGTGGACCTCGACGCCCCCGCCGCCCGCTACGCGCAGGGCTACGACGTGCCCGACGAGGTGACGGTGCGCAGCCTGCTCAACCAGACGAGCGGGTTCGGCTCCCGCGATTCGCTCTCGGAGGCCGCCGACGGGCGGCTGGGCGACACGTTCGGCTCGTTCTCGTACGCGAACGCGAACTACGACCTGCTCGGGCGCGTCGTCGAGGGCGCGTCGGGCGAGCCGTACGCGCGCTACCTCGACGAGCACGTGCTGGGCCCGCTCGGGATGACCGCTTCGACGGCCGATCCCGTTCGCGCCGAGACGCTCGGCATGGCGCCGGGGCACCGCGACTGGTTCGGCCTCCATCTGGCCGACGGGTTCCGGCACGCGCAGGGCGACGACGCATGGGGCGGCCCCGCGTCGGGCTACGTGGCGTCCAGCGTGCAGGACATGGCCGGTTACCTGCGCATGTACCTGAACGGCGGCGCGGCCGACGGCGGCGGGCGCGTGCTGTCGGCCGACAGCGTGCGGCGCATGTTCCTCGACCGCGTGCCCGATCCGGAGGGCGACACGTACTACGGCATGGGGTGGACGTCGTTTAACTGGGACGACGGCGAGCTCGTGCTGTCCCACGACGGCCAGGTGGAGAACTACGTGGCCAGCATGTGCCTGCTGCCCGAGCGCGGCATCGGCGTGGTGGTGCTGGCGGACGCCAACGACAACGCCGGCGGCAACAGCCGATTCTTCGACCTGGTCAGCGGCGTTGTGACCGCGGCGGTGGGCGGTGTGCCCGCGCCGGTTGACGCGCAGTGGACCGCGCTGTGGCGCCAGCGCACCGACGTGCTGTACGCGTGCGCGGTGCTGGTCTGCGCCGCCCCGCTGCTGCTGGTACGCCGCTGGCCGCGGAGGCTGGCCTCGGCGCCTCCCCGCCGCCTGCTCGCGCAGGGACTCGCGCTGCACGCGGCGCTGCCCGCCGTCCTCCTCGCGCTGCCGCTCGCACGGGGCGTGCCCTGGCGCGACCTGCTCGCGTTCGCCCCCGACGCGGCGCTCGTGCTCGTCCTGAGCGCCGCGCTGCTCGTCGCCGCGGGGGCGGCGAAGCTCGCGTGGGTCGCGCTGGCGCGAAACGCTGCGCCGCCCGCGAACTTGCGGTAA
- a CDS encoding lysine exporter LysO family protein codes for MEILVVMVAGVLVGATVFPARLKGLNEKLTLAATGLLIFSMGVLLAGRESFLEELGTVGWASVLFCLVPVAFSTIAVYALTSLFMSDIARRPAGPRVAAAQDGAEGGAGVRGEAAMIGVAVGALALGAAYGLANVPIAPVDFVAGHSEAILYALMFFVGISVGGSRGLLGKLRQYHVRVLIVPAGIVIGSVLGGLACAPLAGMPLPTGAAVASGLGWYSLAGVMMTDIAGAQVGSITFLANLLRELVSFFSIPWIAKHLNYPTCIAPAGATSEDTTLPMLIRCTNGETVVLSVLNGVICSALVPVLIEAFHQLM; via the coding sequence GTGGAGATACTGGTCGTCATGGTCGCGGGGGTGCTCGTGGGAGCAACGGTGTTCCCCGCGCGGCTCAAGGGGCTGAACGAGAAGCTGACGCTCGCGGCCACCGGGCTGCTCATCTTCTCGATGGGCGTGCTGCTGGCCGGGCGCGAGTCGTTTCTGGAGGAGCTCGGCACCGTGGGGTGGGCCAGCGTCCTGTTCTGCCTCGTGCCGGTGGCGTTCTCGACGATCGCCGTGTACGCGCTGACGAGCCTGTTCATGTCCGACATCGCCCGCCGCCCGGCCGGTCCGCGCGTGGCCGCTGCGCAGGACGGCGCCGAGGGCGGGGCGGGCGTGCGCGGCGAGGCCGCGATGATCGGCGTGGCAGTGGGGGCGCTCGCGCTCGGCGCGGCGTACGGGCTGGCAAACGTGCCGATCGCGCCGGTCGACTTCGTAGCCGGCCATTCCGAGGCCATCCTCTACGCGCTCATGTTCTTCGTGGGCATCAGCGTGGGCGGCAGCCGCGGCCTGCTGGGCAAGTTGCGCCAGTACCACGTGCGCGTGCTCATCGTTCCGGCGGGCATCGTGATCGGCTCGGTGCTGGGCGGCCTCGCGTGCGCGCCGCTTGCGGGCATGCCGCTGCCCACGGGCGCGGCCGTGGCGTCGGGCCTGGGATGGTACAGCCTTGCGGGCGTCATGATGACCGACATCGCCGGCGCCCAGGTGGGCAGCATCACGTTTCTGGCGAACCTGCTGCGCGAGCTCGTGTCGTTCTTCAGCATCCCCTGGATCGCGAAGCACCTCAACTACCCCACGTGCATCGCGCCCGCCGGCGCTACGAGCGAGGACACCACGCTGCCCATGCTCATCCGCTGCACGAACGGCGAGACCGTGGTGCTCTCGGTGCTCAACGGCGTCATCTGCTCCGCGCTGGTCCCCGTGCTGATCGAGGCGTTCCATCAGCTGATGTAG